One stretch of Bacteroidota bacterium DNA includes these proteins:
- a CDS encoding DUF2911 domain-containing protein, translated as MKNLSILVLSLVIVASNMFAQMPPSKMLRVSPYASVTQTIGITEATISYHRPGVKGREIFGKLEQFGKVWRAGANNATSFEFSQDVTIAGTTLKAGRYEFFLIPTENEWTVIFNSAKDQWGAYSYDSTLNVITFKVTPDTIPHEEWLSYSFSDLTSSSAKVSLKWNKTAVSFIINTNTEENIKKVEASYSSLAAQQAAMFARYSLDTKTDVDNGIAAVNRAIAITPSFSNLSLKANLLAQKEQWSEAVKTGEEALKAGKESGANTANFEKTMTGWKEKLPPVKGKKK; from the coding sequence ATGAAAAACCTCTCCATCCTTGTATTATCGCTGGTTATCGTTGCCAGCAATATGTTTGCACAAATGCCGCCGTCGAAGATGCTCCGTGTAAGCCCCTATGCTTCTGTAACACAGACAATCGGCATTACGGAAGCTACTATTTCCTATCACCGTCCGGGAGTAAAAGGACGCGAAATTTTTGGGAAACTTGAACAATTCGGAAAAGTGTGGCGTGCAGGGGCAAATAATGCAACATCATTTGAATTTTCTCAGGATGTCACCATTGCCGGAACAACGTTAAAGGCTGGACGATATGAATTTTTCTTGATCCCAACAGAGAATGAATGGACAGTAATCTTTAATTCTGCAAAAGATCAATGGGGTGCTTATTCATATGATTCAACTTTGAATGTTATCACTTTCAAAGTAACACCGGATACAATTCCTCACGAAGAATGGTTGTCGTATAGTTTTTCGGACTTGACCAGCTCATCCGCAAAAGTCTCTTTAAAGTGGAATAAAACCGCTGTTTCATTTATAATTAACACCAACACTGAAGAGAACATTAAGAAAGTAGAAGCGTCGTATTCCTCACTCGCTGCACAGCAGGCAGCAATGTTTGCTCGCTATTCACTGGACACTAAAACAGACGTTGACAATGGAATTGCTGCCGTTAACCGAGCAATTGCCATTACACCAAGTTTTTCCAATCTCTCTTTAAAAGCAAATCTTCTTGCACAAAAAGAACAATGGTCCGAAGCCGTAAAGACAGGCGAAGAGGCATTGAAAGCGGGAAAAGAGAGTGGCGCAAACACAGCAAACTTTGAGAAGACAATGACTGGATGGAAAGAAAAACTTCCTCCGGTAAAAGGGAAGAAAAAATAA
- a CDS encoding T9SS type A sorting domain-containing protein — protein sequence MTKFRTIYRCIIGLAMVFCSTRAPAQISSDAIELTLRVQEGIMLDSLWAQKIDSSLIIARLKYDTLNSIHARRQYVISQLLISTSAEWSEAWRRLELLTGDTYIDSLGKVYGLVKADTGYRASGFYILTFKTPLQMQRLSALYAKHRGVNFAEPNGYGGDANNIEYFRKNNIDHFAFSYGSGDCPAGCIYRYYWYVTVSGTGSARNALLEEGGARSGVKIYRWNIPPRYAMTMFPNLDSILTAIQYAPEWWVRKHAIEGSWRFFVRSSPWVGEDLIKRWDTLKFQIQSRKNDILNVLKTAQNDVDPDVRASAEFAVNTLKVLNVTPDVQNVFDFTLFQNFPNPFNPSTQIQFHLAHETAVSLKVFTMLGQEVTSLVNSTLTAGVHSFNWNAERFSSGIYYYTLRVGKYSESKKMLLLK from the coding sequence ATGACCAAATTTCGAACGATATATCGTTGCATTATTGGTCTGGCCATGGTGTTCTGTTCAACAAGAGCGCCCGCCCAGATTTCGAGCGATGCAATTGAATTGACACTGAGAGTGCAGGAAGGGATCATGTTGGATTCTCTATGGGCACAAAAAATCGATTCTAGTTTAATCATTGCACGCTTGAAGTACGACACTCTCAATTCGATTCATGCCCGCCGGCAGTATGTCATCAGTCAATTGCTTATTTCTACAAGTGCAGAGTGGAGTGAAGCGTGGAGAAGGTTGGAGTTATTGACGGGTGATACGTATATCGATTCACTTGGAAAGGTCTATGGACTTGTGAAGGCGGACACCGGCTACAGAGCTTCAGGATTTTATATTCTTACATTTAAGACACCTCTTCAAATGCAACGGTTGTCCGCTCTCTATGCAAAACATAGAGGTGTAAATTTTGCAGAGCCAAATGGTTACGGTGGTGACGCCAATAACATAGAGTACTTTCGAAAAAATAATATTGATCATTTTGCATTTTCATACGGCAGCGGAGATTGTCCTGCTGGATGTATCTATCGATATTATTGGTATGTCACTGTATCGGGAACCGGTTCGGCTCGAAATGCACTTCTTGAAGAAGGAGGTGCACGATCTGGGGTGAAGATTTATCGCTGGAACATTCCTCCCCGATATGCTATGACGATGTTTCCCAATCTGGATTCCATCTTAACGGCAATTCAATATGCACCTGAATGGTGGGTACGTAAACATGCCATTGAAGGATCATGGAGATTCTTTGTACGGTCATCTCCATGGGTAGGGGAAGATCTGATAAAAAGATGGGACACACTCAAGTTCCAAATACAATCAAGAAAGAACGATATTCTCAATGTACTTAAGACTGCACAAAACGACGTAGATCCCGATGTCAGAGCATCAGCAGAGTTTGCCGTCAACACGCTAAAAGTTTTGAATGTTACTCCTGATGTTCAAAATGTTTTTGATTTTACATTATTCCAAAATTTCCCGAACCCATTTAATCCCAGTACACAAATTCAGTTTCATCTTGCACACGAGACTGCGGTTTCGTTGAAAGTATTTACTATGCTTGGACAGGAAGTAACCTCTTTAGTAAACTCCACACTTACAGCAGGAGTGCATTCTTTTAATTGGAATGCTGAACGGTTTTCATCCGGCATCTATTATTACACATTGCGGGTGGGTAAATATTCGGAGAGTAAAAAAATGCTTTTGTTGAAATAA
- a CDS encoding DNA methyltransferase encodes MKKLLNDQLFDFVSRENGKRNKSRVSSLNIDKQSIPIFTNEYWTSKQRQAHSIHEVSYRACFKPQLPRFFIERLTKPGDVVYDPFSGRGTTIIEAALLQRNIIANDINPLSAILSQSRLIIPSIEEITERLEKISLKTKTSSNIDLSMFYHKETMSEILSLKKYLHSRSQKSEEDSIDRWIRMVATNRLTGHSKGFFSVYTLPPNQALSAESQRKINRLRKQKPEYRNVKDIILKKSKQLINQINDEQKKTLGKAAKKAAFITADARVTKKIKNNSVALTVTSPPFLDVVQYVNDNWLRCWFNGIDAKKVSINITMSRTLDDWCNVMGDVFRELYRITKKNGWVAFEVGEVRSGTIKLEEYVVNLGLLAGFRCEAIMINQQQFTKTANIWGVDNNSKGTNSNRIVLFTK; translated from the coding sequence ATGAAGAAACTGCTCAACGACCAATTATTCGATTTTGTCTCTAGGGAAAACGGGAAGCGAAATAAATCCCGTGTTTCATCTTTAAATATTGACAAGCAATCGATTCCAATATTCACTAATGAATATTGGACATCGAAACAGAGGCAGGCACACTCAATTCATGAAGTTTCATACCGAGCTTGTTTTAAACCGCAATTACCCCGTTTCTTTATTGAACGATTAACAAAACCGGGTGATGTTGTGTATGATCCATTTTCCGGCAGGGGTACAACAATTATCGAAGCGGCTCTTCTTCAAAGAAATATTATCGCAAACGATATCAATCCGTTAAGTGCGATCTTATCTCAATCGCGACTGATTATCCCTTCCATTGAAGAAATCACTGAGCGATTGGAAAAGATTTCGCTAAAAACCAAAACTTCTTCCAATATAGACCTTTCGATGTTTTATCATAAAGAAACAATGTCTGAGATACTATCGCTGAAAAAATATCTACATTCTCGATCTCAAAAAAGTGAAGAAGATTCCATCGATCGTTGGATACGAATGGTTGCAACAAACAGATTGACGGGACATTCGAAAGGTTTTTTTTCTGTTTATACGCTTCCACCAAACCAGGCATTATCTGCGGAGAGCCAGAGAAAAATAAACAGACTGCGAAAGCAAAAGCCGGAGTATAGAAATGTAAAGGACATCATTCTGAAAAAATCGAAACAATTAATCAATCAAATCAATGATGAGCAAAAGAAAACGCTTGGGAAGGCTGCAAAAAAAGCAGCATTTATCACTGCGGATGCTCGCGTCACAAAGAAAATCAAGAATAATTCTGTCGCACTTACTGTAACATCTCCCCCATTTCTTGATGTGGTGCAGTACGTAAACGATAACTGGCTTCGATGCTGGTTCAATGGAATTGATGCGAAAAAGGTTTCAATAAATATTACAATGTCGCGCACACTGGATGATTGGTGCAATGTTATGGGAGATGTATTTCGGGAACTCTATCGGATCACAAAAAAAAACGGCTGGGTCGCTTTTGAAGTGGGAGAAGTACGAAGTGGAACGATTAAATTGGAAGAGTATGTGGTGAACCTTGGTTTGCTTGCCGGATTTCGCTGTGAAGCGATTATGATCAATCAACAGCAATTTACAAAAACGGCAAATATTTGGGGAGTTGATAATAATTCAAAAGGGACGAATTCGAATAGGATAGTCTTGTTTACAAAATAG
- a CDS encoding PIG-L family deacetylase, translated as MKKYLVVILFLIQISVAQQRQMDAVELQLAVNKLSVLGSVLYIAAHPDDENTALLSYFSKGKLYRTGYLAITRGEGGQNLIGSEQGVELGVIRTQELLEARKVDGAEQFFTRAIDFGYSKSAEESLRLWNKDSVLKDVVWVIRTFRPDIIINRFSPTQGGHGHHLASAILAEEAFKISGDPNVFPEQLRFVQPWKAKRLLFNYFRFGGNNSNPGNIATVKIDVGEYNPLLGKSYTELAGISRSMHKSQAMGSAQNKGTSVNEFVVTAGESMKNDLFDDVNVTWNRYSNGKKLQQMAEEIKKKFIPSSPEKCIPTLVRFYQELRKVNFDPLINRKMEELASVIQSSAALSIEARADDALYSRNDSIKIGLTFLNRSSAKITVASAFSPELNLNKESKQLLNYNEPFHIQFASTIHSNEMYSQPYWLTSDPKDNRYSVSDQSVIGKAENPAILYVATSVTIENEPFIFNVPVRYKWIDDIQGEQVRNVEVIPPISVLMDEKNIVWNETTSKNVIVRLHSSRENVAGVVSLKSSKGWNVSLEQKFSILKKDSETEVIFTIYPDSTTSSGELIAEAVVNGEIYNSTVKHIVHDHISPQSILTHATSRSLKFDLKKNGTTVGYIMGAGDEVPNALRQMGYTVSLITDVELLNGNLTKYDAIVAGVRSYNTREQLRLSHSTLMKYVEQGGTYVVQYQVLERGQTENIGPFPFALSRNRVTDEYAAMNFIKPEHALLNSPNKISSSDFQHWVQERGLYFASTWDPKFETVLSCADPNEQLLEGSLLYTRYGKGHYIFTGLSFFRQLPAGVEGAYRLFANLVSVGK; from the coding sequence ATGAAAAAATACCTTGTTGTAATTTTATTCCTGATTCAAATTTCAGTTGCGCAACAACGTCAGATGGATGCTGTTGAACTGCAGCTTGCCGTGAACAAACTCTCCGTTCTTGGATCAGTTCTGTATATTGCCGCACACCCCGACGATGAAAACACCGCGCTGCTTTCATATTTTTCCAAAGGAAAATTATATCGCACCGGATATTTGGCTATTACACGCGGCGAAGGTGGACAAAATCTGATCGGCTCTGAACAAGGAGTTGAACTTGGTGTTATTCGGACGCAGGAATTATTGGAGGCGCGTAAAGTGGATGGAGCCGAACAATTTTTTACACGGGCGATCGATTTTGGATATTCGAAGTCTGCAGAAGAATCTCTCCGGTTATGGAATAAAGACAGCGTGCTGAAAGATGTCGTTTGGGTTATTCGGACATTCCGTCCCGATATTATTATCAACCGGTTTTCTCCAACGCAGGGTGGGCACGGACATCATCTTGCCTCCGCAATTCTTGCTGAAGAAGCGTTTAAGATTTCCGGCGATCCAAATGTGTTTCCCGAACAATTGAGATTTGTCCAGCCATGGAAGGCAAAGCGGCTTCTTTTTAATTATTTTCGTTTTGGCGGAAATAATTCAAATCCAGGAAATATAGCAACAGTAAAGATTGATGTAGGTGAATACAATCCGCTCCTAGGTAAATCCTATACTGAGCTTGCTGGGATCAGCCGTTCAATGCATAAGAGTCAGGCGATGGGTTCTGCGCAGAACAAAGGGACAAGTGTAAACGAGTTTGTGGTGACGGCAGGTGAATCGATGAAAAACGATCTGTTCGACGACGTTAATGTTACGTGGAATAGGTATTCCAATGGAAAAAAACTTCAGCAAATGGCAGAAGAGATTAAGAAAAAATTTATTCCCTCATCGCCCGAAAAATGTATTCCAACGCTTGTACGTTTTTATCAAGAACTGAGGAAAGTGAATTTCGATCCGCTCATCAATCGAAAAATGGAAGAACTTGCATCGGTTATTCAATCGTCCGCTGCGTTATCGATTGAAGCTCGTGCTGATGATGCACTTTATTCCCGCAATGATTCCATCAAGATTGGATTAACATTCCTTAATCGTTCGTCGGCGAAGATCACTGTTGCCTCAGCATTTTCACCTGAATTGAATTTGAATAAAGAATCCAAACAGTTGTTGAATTATAATGAACCGTTTCACATCCAGTTTGCTTCCACCATCCATTCAAATGAGATGTATTCACAACCATATTGGCTCACGTCCGATCCGAAGGATAATCGGTATTCCGTTTCTGATCAATCGGTCATTGGGAAAGCTGAGAATCCTGCCATTCTGTATGTTGCGACTTCGGTAACGATTGAGAATGAACCATTCATTTTCAATGTTCCGGTCAGATATAAATGGATTGACGATATCCAAGGAGAACAAGTGCGAAATGTGGAAGTGATTCCGCCAATCTCCGTATTGATGGACGAGAAAAATATTGTGTGGAATGAGACTACATCTAAAAATGTAATCGTTAGACTTCATTCTTCACGAGAGAATGTTGCCGGTGTTGTATCATTGAAATCGTCCAAGGGATGGAATGTTTCTTTAGAACAGAAATTTTCAATATTGAAAAAAGATTCCGAAACGGAAGTAATTTTTACCATTTATCCGGATTCAACGACCTCCAGTGGAGAGCTTATCGCCGAAGCTGTTGTTAATGGAGAAATTTATAACTCGACCGTAAAACATATTGTTCATGATCATATTTCACCCCAGTCTATTTTGACACATGCCACTAGCCGATCCTTAAAATTCGATCTGAAAAAAAATGGAACAACAGTTGGATATATTATGGGTGCCGGTGATGAAGTGCCGAACGCATTACGACAAATGGGGTATACAGTTTCGCTCATTACGGATGTGGAATTGTTGAATGGAAATCTTACCAAGTATGATGCGATTGTTGCGGGCGTGCGCTCCTATAATACACGCGAACAATTGCGTCTATCGCATTCAACTTTGATGAAATATGTTGAACAAGGGGGAACATATGTTGTGCAATATCAAGTGTTGGAACGAGGACAGACGGAAAATATCGGCCCCTTTCCGTTTGCACTTTCCCGCAATAGAGTGACAGATGAATATGCAGCGATGAACTTCATCAAACCGGAACATGCATTGCTAAATTCACCAAATAAAATTTCCTCGAGTGATTTTCAACATTGGGTGCAGGAGCGTGGATTGTATTTTGCATCAACGTGGGATCCAAAATTTGAGACGGTGCTGTCGTGTGCCGATCCGAACGAACAGCTGCTGGAAGGAAGTTTACTCTACACACGGTATGGAAAAGGACATTACATCTTTACCGGACTTTCATTCTTCCGTCAATTACCGGCTGGTGTGGAAGGTGCTTATCGATTGTTTGCAAATTTAGTTTCCGTTGGGAAATAA
- a CDS encoding isoprenylcysteine carboxylmethyltransferase family protein yields MYSKLLVIAQFTLIVAIVQYCEFPFYNPYLLFLGIFGGLIGILAIFTMKLNNLRVQPIPKSDAELITSGIYQYIRHPMYTSVLVMMLSFVLNTIEIISVSLFCVLIITLIVKLQYEEQLLQQKFTDYSDYMKQTYRLIPFIF; encoded by the coding sequence ATGTATTCAAAACTCTTAGTCATAGCTCAATTTACGCTTATTGTCGCAATAGTACAATACTGCGAATTTCCATTTTATAATCCCTACTTATTATTCTTGGGAATATTTGGTGGGTTGATCGGTATTCTTGCTATTTTTACAATGAAATTAAACAATCTTCGCGTTCAGCCAATTCCAAAATCAGACGCAGAACTTATCACTTCAGGAATCTATCAGTACATTCGTCATCCGATGTACACATCCGTGCTCGTAATGATGTTGTCGTTTGTTCTCAATACTATAGAAATAATTTCAGTTTCCCTGTTTTGTGTACTTATAATAACCCTCATTGTCAAACTGCAATATGAAGAACAGTTGTTACAACAGAAATTTACTGACTATTCAGATTACATGAAACAAACCTACCGATTGATTCCGTTTATTTTCTAA
- a CDS encoding GxxExxY protein, with amino-acid sequence MTKKYLDELTFQIIGGAIEVHKALGPGLLESVYHKCLKQELTLRKLSYDSEFIVNVGYKGIDLDTELRCDLLIERIIVIELKSVDSILPIHEAQLLTYMKLLEKPKGILINFNCSNLFKEGQRTFVNELFRNLPEQ; translated from the coding sequence ATGACGAAAAAGTATCTTGATGAACTGACATTTCAAATTATTGGAGGAGCAATTGAAGTACATAAAGCTTTGGGACCTGGTTTACTGGAAAGTGTGTATCATAAATGCCTTAAACAAGAATTGACTCTTAGAAAATTGTCGTATGATTCAGAATTTATTGTCAATGTCGGGTATAAAGGAATAGATCTTGATACAGAGCTTCGGTGTGATTTGTTGATTGAAAGAATTATTGTGATTGAATTGAAATCTGTTGATTCAATTTTACCTATTCACGAAGCGCAGCTTCTAACGTATATGAAGTTACTGGAGAAACCCAAAGGTATTCTCATTAATTTTAATTGTTCAAATCTTTTTAAGGAAGGCCAGCGAACTTTTGTAAATGAATTATTCCGAAATCTTCCGGAACAATGA
- a CDS encoding PD-(D/E)XK nuclease family protein — MSTVRLLSPKINLVEEVVTLLSVSFAQNNFSKSIVVFPGKRPAHVLRKKLAEKIGASFIPPKHFSIDIFIDYLCTTYLQFRAETVSEFDAVAILFELHKEMQEDEKIGKEHFSTLETFYPVGVKIFSELEELMIASVSPQQLLEAVKSVTLTSAHAVALLYEPFYNELQKRKFTSRAQKYKLLADRISEIDFSSYDTIVLAGFYAFTQTEETLIRHLLAQKNVTVLFQNGNGIQITLDQLKLNPDLEGDEPETEHHFYESPDAHGQLFALNRVLSEQFPNPILDSEQASIILPSSENLFPLYHQTLSIYDQSEYNLALGYPLSRTPVYGFLKSLLDVIVSSRSGEVFVPTYIQFLLHPYAKNILFKTRTDVTRTLIHAIEDDCLEHSARVFLNLEIVEQDGKLHKKVVERLEREEVTVTVEEVRDHIAMIHTVLFRLLLTINSVGEFATACINVLNFINEHSTAHRHPYFRPFVETLIEQLTSLYQSLLSGYSFGKLEHYLLFLRHFIESVDVPFTGTPLQGLQVLGFLETRGLQFEHVFMIDVNDDILPGKAQQDVLLPLTLRDQLGLSTYRDQERIKAYIFDVLLRGAKYVHCFYINNNEKEQSRFIAQLQWKIQLQKKRLTPFNTLSQEYKIDLGTQTPDPIAKTTEMVAILKELQFSSTALDTYLTCGLKFYYRYVLRMMEKNEISGDVEQTDVGKIIHSILFEYFAPAKDRKLELTDLDIERLRRAIQDNFRSFYGSAQFGEQFFTKQRVEKHFIEFIEQFQRPLIESASIIIEALEEKFAAGIDGFHFIGNADRIETRNDKTFILDFKSGQHEANYMIDFDHLNVDDRATWKQSIGSVQLVLYVMLYSIVKNMDPGKIIPAFIFLGKKELNEEIEISLFESDEQMNEWYPKLKNIILSLTKGIVDEAQPFTPTQDIKNDCPDCSYRTICGTQWAEKFSLY, encoded by the coding sequence ATGAGCACTGTCCGATTGCTTTCACCAAAAATTAATCTTGTTGAAGAAGTAGTGACACTGTTAAGTGTTTCGTTTGCCCAAAACAATTTCTCAAAATCCATTGTCGTATTTCCCGGAAAACGTCCCGCACACGTCTTGCGAAAAAAACTTGCGGAAAAGATCGGAGCATCGTTCATTCCGCCAAAGCACTTTTCCATTGATATCTTCATTGATTATCTCTGCACGACCTATCTTCAATTTCGTGCTGAAACAGTGAGTGAATTTGATGCCGTTGCGATCCTATTCGAACTGCACAAAGAGATGCAGGAAGATGAAAAAATCGGTAAAGAACATTTTTCTACGCTTGAAACATTCTATCCAGTTGGTGTAAAGATTTTTTCGGAGCTGGAAGAGCTGATGATCGCCTCTGTTTCACCACAGCAATTATTGGAAGCAGTTAAATCTGTCACGTTGACATCGGCGCATGCCGTTGCGTTGTTGTATGAACCGTTCTATAACGAATTACAAAAGCGAAAGTTCACTTCCCGCGCACAGAAGTATAAACTTCTTGCGGACAGAATTTCGGAGATTGATTTTAGTTCGTATGATACAATTGTGCTTGCAGGATTTTACGCATTTACGCAGACAGAAGAGACACTGATTCGTCATTTGCTTGCTCAGAAGAATGTCACCGTGTTGTTCCAGAATGGGAACGGGATACAAATAACGCTCGATCAACTGAAATTGAATCCAGATTTGGAAGGGGACGAACCGGAAACAGAACATCACTTTTACGAATCACCCGATGCGCATGGACAATTGTTCGCGCTTAACAGAGTGCTCAGCGAACAATTCCCAAATCCAATTCTAGACAGTGAACAAGCGTCGATCATACTTCCGTCGTCAGAAAATCTTTTTCCGTTGTATCATCAAACACTGTCAATCTATGATCAAAGCGAATATAATCTTGCCCTCGGATATCCATTGTCGCGAACTCCGGTGTATGGATTTCTAAAATCACTCTTGGATGTGATTGTTTCATCTCGAAGCGGGGAAGTATTTGTTCCAACGTATATTCAATTTCTCCTTCATCCATATGCAAAAAATATTCTCTTCAAAACACGGACCGATGTTACTCGAACTCTTATTCATGCAATTGAAGATGATTGCCTCGAACACAGTGCACGGGTATTTTTGAATTTGGAAATTGTTGAACAGGATGGTAAGCTGCATAAAAAGGTTGTTGAACGATTGGAGCGAGAAGAGGTAACTGTCACTGTCGAAGAAGTCCGCGATCATATTGCAATGATCCATACTGTTCTATTCCGTCTGCTGTTAACAATCAACTCAGTCGGTGAGTTTGCTACAGCATGTATCAACGTTCTCAATTTTATCAACGAACACAGTACTGCACATCGACATCCCTATTTCCGCCCATTTGTGGAAACGTTGATAGAGCAATTGACGTCGCTTTATCAATCGCTTTTGTCGGGATATTCATTCGGAAAACTTGAGCATTATCTTTTGTTTCTTCGTCATTTCATCGAATCGGTCGATGTTCCATTCACCGGAACGCCTCTGCAGGGTTTGCAAGTGCTCGGTTTCCTGGAAACGCGCGGGCTTCAATTTGAGCATGTTTTTATGATTGATGTCAATGACGATATCCTTCCGGGAAAGGCGCAGCAGGATGTTTTGCTTCCATTGACGCTTCGCGATCAGCTTGGACTTTCAACGTATCGCGATCAGGAGCGAATTAAAGCTTACATTTTTGATGTGCTACTGCGTGGGGCGAAGTATGTGCATTGCTTCTATATCAATAATAATGAGAAGGAACAGAGCAGATTTATTGCCCAGTTGCAATGGAAGATTCAATTGCAGAAAAAGAGACTGACGCCGTTCAATACACTATCTCAGGAATATAAGATCGATCTTGGTACGCAGACTCCGGATCCGATTGCAAAAACAACTGAAATGGTTGCGATACTCAAAGAATTGCAATTCTCTTCAACGGCGCTAGATACGTATTTAACTTGTGGATTGAAATTCTACTATCGCTATGTTCTGCGTATGATGGAGAAGAACGAGATCTCTGGCGATGTTGAACAAACTGATGTCGGAAAAATCATTCATAGCATCCTGTTTGAATATTTTGCTCCTGCGAAAGATCGAAAGCTAGAATTGACTGATTTGGATATTGAACGGTTGCGAAGAGCTATTCAGGATAATTTCCGGTCATTCTATGGAAGCGCACAATTTGGTGAACAGTTCTTCACTAAACAACGTGTTGAGAAGCATTTTATTGAGTTTATTGAGCAATTCCAGCGCCCGTTGATCGAATCAGCTTCTATTATAATCGAAGCGCTGGAAGAAAAGTTTGCTGCAGGAATTGATGGATTTCATTTTATCGGAAATGCGGATAGGATCGAAACGCGCAATGATAAAACATTCATTCTCGACTTCAAATCGGGACAGCACGAAGCGAATTATATGATCGATTTCGATCATCTTAATGTAGATGATAGAGCAACGTGGAAACAATCGATCGGTTCCGTGCAGTTGGTGCTTTATGTAATGCTCTATTCAATCGTAAAAAATATGGATCCGGGAAAGATTATTCCGGCATTTATTTTTCTCGGCAAGAAAGAATTGAATGAAGAGATTGAAATCTCTCTGTTTGAATCTGATGAACAAATGAATGAGTGGTATCCAAAGCTAAAGAATATTATTCTTTCATTGACGAAAGGAATAGTAGATGAAGCCCAACCGTTCACTCCAACGCAAGACATCAAGAACGACTGCCCCGATTGTTCCTACCGAACGATTTGCGGAACGCAGTGGGCAGAGAAGTTTAGTCTATACTAA